One Mycobacterium kubicae genomic window carries:
- a CDS encoding DUF2029 domain-containing protein, producing MPKAQQSASGGNGGRQPLLMCVVALVLTAVSLAHKLSCTALQTGPDGVPVPWLTRVSRTGCYSDTVTLFGNRNLAAHVFPYVHSWYTTDPPALHGGAIEYPTLTGLWAWATALPTSSVQGFLVATAISFVPAVVVTTLCLERISGRRAWIWAGTPPLALYGLYNWDVLPAAATAVGLAVGLSFPRGWSPTRRAVVAGAAFGVGGALKLYPLAFVAPLALAILLDRNQADTKARRRGACGAVGAAAAVLVVANVPFVVANRAGWLSVFRFQAERPIDVTTLSIWWNGARRLLGPDSSGQHLLDVAAALSTAIGVLAVLAAGTVIGLRTGAVPWVQTAAGMLCAYLLLNKVHSLQYVIWLLPFFAAVRIRTVWVVAYLLADLAAFIGWHRTNYYHSLGNPRFTWADLALNCGVWGRAVLLAVLVVVFLRSRTVVPVQPVTQTAPEPARAEAMDVAN from the coding sequence GTGCCGAAAGCACAGCAATCCGCCTCGGGCGGTAACGGTGGCCGCCAGCCACTCCTCATGTGTGTCGTTGCGCTGGTCTTGACTGCTGTCAGCCTCGCCCACAAACTCTCCTGCACGGCGCTGCAGACCGGTCCGGACGGTGTACCGGTGCCGTGGCTGACCAGGGTGAGCCGGACCGGGTGCTACTCGGACACCGTCACGCTGTTCGGAAACCGCAACTTGGCAGCACACGTGTTCCCGTACGTTCACAGCTGGTACACCACGGACCCGCCCGCCTTACATGGCGGTGCGATCGAGTACCCGACGCTGACCGGGCTATGGGCGTGGGCGACAGCGTTGCCGACTTCAAGCGTGCAGGGGTTCCTGGTGGCGACGGCGATCTCGTTCGTGCCCGCTGTTGTCGTCACGACGTTGTGCCTCGAGCGAATCTCGGGCCGACGCGCATGGATCTGGGCGGGCACTCCTCCGCTGGCGCTCTACGGTCTGTACAACTGGGACGTCCTGCCGGCTGCTGCCACCGCGGTGGGACTTGCTGTGGGGCTCAGCTTTCCGCGTGGCTGGTCGCCGACGAGGCGGGCGGTAGTGGCCGGTGCCGCGTTCGGCGTGGGCGGCGCGCTGAAGCTCTATCCCCTGGCCTTCGTGGCCCCACTGGCCCTGGCCATCCTGCTCGATCGGAATCAGGCCGACACCAAGGCGCGACGGCGCGGCGCATGCGGTGCGGTCGGTGCGGCTGCGGCGGTTTTGGTTGTCGCCAACGTTCCGTTCGTGGTTGCGAATCGGGCGGGCTGGCTGTCGGTGTTCCGGTTCCAGGCCGAACGGCCGATCGATGTCACCACGTTGTCCATTTGGTGGAACGGGGCGAGGCGGCTGCTCGGGCCGGATTCCAGTGGCCAGCATCTCCTTGATGTCGCGGCGGCCCTGAGCACCGCGATCGGCGTCCTGGCTGTTCTGGCAGCGGGCACCGTTATCGGCCTCCGAACGGGCGCGGTGCCGTGGGTCCAGACAGCGGCTGGCATGCTGTGCGCCTACCTGTTGCTCAACAAGGTGCACTCACTTCAGTACGTGATCTGGCTGCTGCCATTTTTCGCCGCCGTCCGGATAAGGACCGTCTGGGTCGTCGCGTACCTGCTCGCCGATCTCGCGGCATTCATCGGCTGGCATCGAACTAATTACTATCACTCCCTTGGCAACCCGAGGTTCACGTGGGCCGACCTAGCGCTCAACTGTGGCGTTTGGGGACGCGCGGTCCTACTCGCCGTACTTGTTGTGGTGTTCCTCCGCTCCCGAACGGTGGTGCCAGTGCAGCCGGTTACCCAGACCGCGCCGGAGCCGGCCCGCGCCGAAGCGATGGACGTAGCGAACTGA
- a CDS encoding DUF389 domain-containing protein encodes MLHLRVIAPSESSESVLEVLHREAGVTHIVVHREAALEPQGDEITADIARESANDVIEELKALGLKRHGAITLDVVDTVVSTAAYRAEEQAEGDPADAVVWDELAERTREESTLNFTYLTFLTLACLIAAVGVVTDSPVTVVGAMVVGPEFGPLAALAVAIVRRRGYLARRAALALLVGFPLAMSVTAIGVLAGEGVGWITLGTTRQLQQVDFIFKVGPLSFVVALFAGAAGMLSLISAKSAALVGVFISVTTVPAAGFAVVAATVGDWQVAEQSAAQLGVNLTGIVLAGVLVLSVHLRTSSRRRVATG; translated from the coding sequence ATGCTTCATTTGCGCGTTATCGCACCCTCCGAGTCGAGCGAGTCGGTCTTGGAAGTCCTTCACCGCGAGGCGGGAGTCACTCATATCGTCGTGCACCGCGAAGCCGCCCTCGAACCGCAGGGCGATGAGATCACCGCCGACATCGCGCGAGAAAGCGCGAACGACGTCATCGAAGAACTCAAAGCACTCGGGCTCAAGCGGCATGGGGCGATCACGCTCGATGTGGTCGACACCGTGGTCTCCACGGCGGCATATCGCGCCGAGGAGCAAGCCGAAGGCGATCCTGCCGACGCGGTCGTCTGGGACGAATTGGCCGAGCGAACCCGAGAAGAGTCCACGCTGAATTTCACCTACCTGACGTTTCTGACCCTGGCCTGTCTCATCGCGGCGGTCGGCGTCGTGACCGATTCGCCGGTCACGGTCGTCGGCGCAATGGTGGTGGGGCCGGAGTTCGGGCCGCTTGCCGCGCTGGCGGTCGCAATCGTGCGGCGCCGCGGCTACCTCGCCCGTCGGGCGGCGCTGGCGTTGCTGGTCGGTTTTCCGTTGGCGATGTCGGTCACGGCGATTGGCGTGCTAGCCGGTGAGGGCGTCGGCTGGATCACGCTCGGGACCACCCGACAGCTGCAACAGGTGGACTTCATCTTCAAGGTCGGCCCGCTGTCGTTCGTCGTGGCACTGTTCGCCGGTGCGGCCGGCATGCTCTCGCTGATCTCCGCGAAATCGGCCGCGCTGGTCGGGGTGTTCATCTCGGTGACCACGGTGCCGGCCGCCGGGTTCGCGGTGGTCGCCGCCACCGTGGGTGACTGGCAGGTCGCCGAGCAGTCCGCGGCGCAACTGGGGGTGAACCTGACGGGAATCGTCTTGGCTGGGGTGCTTGTGCTTTCGGTGCATCTGCGAACCAGTTCGCGGCGTCGGGTCGCCACAGGATGA